Proteins encoded within one genomic window of Synechococcus sp. PCC 7335:
- a CDS encoding DUF2993 domain-containing protein — translation MEIVTVFLSSLLLLISPVGMVLDHVAENAIRDRLARAESLDVRIDNGPSYQLLQGKVDKVRVVGRGISPILGLRIDVAELESDPIDLDFNRLRQGEVILDQALQGAAHIVLTEADVNAFLRSPFVAERLNNLNIGALATNPAQARESARYRINSPSVDFLNDGGASQGEDRIRLRAALEDVVEEASFAVEIETGLAISAGDRLMLIDPIVVVDSNPVDPRLINIVLGGLNNRLALQQLDESGVIVRIINFDIKADALDLAFWVRVDPSFTALATNE, via the coding sequence GTTTGCTGCTGTTGATTTCGCCAGTGGGTATGGTGCTAGATCACGTAGCAGAAAATGCGATTCGCGATCGCCTAGCTAGAGCCGAAAGCCTAGACGTTCGGATTGACAACGGCCCCTCTTACCAGCTTTTGCAAGGGAAAGTTGATAAAGTGCGCGTTGTTGGACGTGGAATTTCACCTATCTTGGGACTGCGAATCGATGTTGCTGAGCTTGAGAGTGATCCGATTGACTTGGATTTTAATCGCTTACGTCAAGGCGAAGTCATTCTAGACCAAGCACTTCAGGGCGCGGCGCATATCGTACTGACCGAAGCGGATGTAAATGCCTTCTTGCGCTCTCCTTTTGTAGCCGAAAGGCTAAACAATCTGAACATTGGTGCTCTAGCGACTAATCCAGCACAGGCACGGGAAAGCGCTCGCTATCGTATCAATAGTCCAAGCGTAGATTTTCTAAACGACGGAGGAGCCTCTCAGGGGGAAGATCGTATCAGACTCAGGGCAGCGCTAGAAGATGTCGTAGAAGAGGCTAGCTTTGCAGTAGAGATAGAGACAGGACTGGCCATATCAGCAGGCGATCGCCTCATGCTGATTGATCCTATCGTCGTCGTCGATAGCAATCCAGTCGATCCGCGTTTGATCAACATAGTGTTGGGTGGGTTGAACAATCGCCTCGCCCTACAGCAGTTAGATGAGAGCGGTGTCATCGTCAGAATTATCAACTTTGACATAAAGGCAGATGCTCTAGATTTAGCGTTTTGGGTTCGAGTTGACCCTAGCTTTACTGCCCTAGCCACTAACGAATGA
- a CDS encoding ABC transporter ATP-binding protein: protein MAQSSKFMRLVGYLRPHWKPVSLGLLSLLIVNALGVTIPLIIGYIVDELSVSFTFNRLALYVLLVLVLASVMWVIRMASRIFLFGAGRQVEFDLKQRIFDHLLKLEPAYFGRNTIGDLINRATSDVDNIRRLLGFAVLSMANTLFAYVMIVPTMVSLDGSVALFSLAVYPVMFGVVAVFGNRLRRQQLDVQEEISDLSDLIQEDMGGISLIKIYAQEENERRAFARHNQDLLSANLALAKTRNTLFPLLGGFASLSLVIALAIGSQAIIRGRLTPGDFVAVILYIQQLVFPTALLGFTITAYQRGEVSLDRIEAIFEAQPRIRDASTAVALPNPIGHLRAQGLTFSYPGSKSPALDNVSFQIEPGQTVAIVGPIGAGKSTLAMALPRLLEIDPQQLFLDDYDVTQIRLSDLRGAIAFVPQDSFLFSTTIQNNLRYGDPATGTPEVKSAAKEAQLHSEILTFPQQYETIVGERGITLSGGQRQRSALGRALLVDAPILVLDDALSSVDNQTATRILASLSSDTRKKTVIFVSHQMSAAAACDRILVMNQGQIVQSGTHDALISQSGLYQELWNQHKLKEVLQ from the coding sequence ATGGCTCAATCTTCTAAATTCATGCGCCTAGTCGGCTATCTTAGGCCTCATTGGAAACCGGTGAGCTTGGGTCTACTATCGCTATTAATTGTCAATGCGCTAGGCGTAACGATTCCACTAATTATCGGCTACATCGTCGATGAGCTATCAGTTTCATTTACGTTCAATCGATTGGCCCTCTATGTGCTTTTAGTACTAGTACTTGCTAGCGTCATGTGGGTAATTCGCATGGCTTCGCGGATCTTCTTGTTTGGCGCTGGTCGGCAGGTCGAGTTCGATTTAAAGCAGCGTATTTTCGACCATTTACTAAAGCTCGAGCCGGCTTACTTTGGTCGCAACACGATTGGCGATCTGATCAACCGAGCGACTAGCGATGTTGATAATATCCGTCGCCTGTTGGGCTTTGCCGTCCTTAGTATGGCAAATACGCTGTTTGCCTATGTGATGATCGTGCCAACAATGGTGAGCTTAGATGGCAGCGTAGCGCTTTTCTCTTTGGCAGTCTATCCAGTTATGTTTGGTGTGGTAGCCGTGTTTGGCAATCGTCTACGCCGACAGCAGCTAGATGTTCAAGAAGAGATCTCTGACCTGAGCGATTTGATTCAAGAGGATATGGGTGGCATTTCTCTCATTAAAATATACGCTCAAGAAGAGAATGAACGTCGCGCTTTTGCTCGCCACAACCAAGATCTTTTGAGTGCAAACCTTGCATTGGCAAAAACGCGAAATACCCTATTCCCGCTATTAGGTGGCTTTGCTAGCCTGAGTCTGGTGATTGCTTTGGCAATTGGTTCTCAGGCAATTATTCGAGGTAGGCTGACGCCTGGAGATTTTGTCGCGGTTATTCTGTATATTCAGCAGCTTGTTTTTCCAACGGCGCTTTTGGGCTTCACCATCACAGCCTATCAAAGGGGTGAGGTTAGCCTAGATCGAATTGAAGCTATCTTTGAAGCACAACCTCGGATTCGTGATGCTTCAACCGCTGTTGCTTTACCAAACCCCATCGGACATCTTCGTGCCCAAGGACTGACCTTTAGCTACCCAGGTTCAAAAAGCCCTGCCTTAGATAATGTTAGTTTTCAGATCGAACCAGGACAGACGGTGGCTATTGTAGGTCCCATAGGCGCTGGCAAGTCTACGTTAGCCATGGCCTTACCTCGACTGCTAGAAATTGATCCTCAGCAGCTTTTTTTAGATGACTATGATGTGACGCAGATTAGGCTGAGTGATTTACGCGGCGCGATCGCCTTTGTCCCCCAAGACAGCTTCCTCTTTAGCACAACTATTCAAAACAACCTCCGCTACGGCGACCCAGCTACTGGCACACCCGAGGTCAAATCCGCTGCAAAAGAAGCCCAACTGCACAGTGAGATCCTTACCTTTCCTCAGCAGTACGAAACGATCGTTGGTGAGCGTGGCATTACTCTATCAGGCGGTCAACGTCAGCGCTCCGCCTTGGGAAGAGCGCTGCTAGTCGATGCACCAATCCTAGTTCTAGACGATGCGCTCTCTAGCGTAGATAACCAGACAGCTACTCGGATTTTGGCTAGCCTATCGAGTGATACTCGAAAGAAGACAGTGATCTTTGTGTCGCATCAGATGTCAGCAGCAGCAGCTTGCGATCGCATTCTAGTTATGAATCAAGGCCAAATTGTTCAATCTGGCACCCATGATGCGCTTATTAGCCAGTCTGGTCTGTACCAAGAGCTATGGAACCAACATAAGCTAAAAGAAGTTTTGCAATAG
- a CDS encoding PQQ-dependent sugar dehydrogenase: protein MASARNYFFYLANLARALAAGWMIAGCASPATSPLEQTAPLDQVDQTSSAIAPDESADASVSGSAELLAQSPTPQLVTLVDSLEHPWGIAWLPDGTTLLTERPGRLRIFKDGVLDPTPVDGLPTVFNRGQGGLMDVSVHPQFAENQWVYFTYADGTGSANRMRVARARFDGRTLSEWQVIFETNRTKEGTQHFGSRLAWLPDNTLLVSIGDGGNPPVSLEGELIRNQAQNLSSHLGSIVRINDDGSIPADNPFVDTSEADPAIWSYGHRNIQGVAIDSATGQVWATEHGSRGGDELNQVAPGENYGWPVVTHSREYSGGEISSERSRPGMIDPLVVWTPAIAPSGLMVYRGELVPQWQGDLFAGGLVSQSVQHIQLDDSGTILGQTPIDIGQRVRDVAQGPDGQIYVLTDEPSGRLIRLEPS, encoded by the coding sequence ATGGCAAGTGCTAGAAACTATTTTTTCTATTTAGCTAATTTAGCTAGGGCTTTAGCCGCAGGCTGGATGATAGCTGGATGTGCCTCGCCTGCTACCTCACCTTTGGAGCAAACCGCACCTTTGGATCAAGTAGATCAGACATCTTCTGCGATCGCACCTGATGAATCAGCAGACGCATCAGTTAGTGGATCAGCGGAACTACTTGCCCAGTCCCCTACGCCACAGCTAGTTACCCTAGTAGATTCGTTAGAGCATCCGTGGGGTATAGCTTGGTTACCTGACGGGACCACGCTGTTAACCGAAAGACCAGGGCGACTACGAATCTTTAAAGATGGAGTACTTGATCCAACGCCTGTAGATGGTCTACCGACAGTATTCAATAGAGGGCAGGGCGGCTTGATGGATGTCTCTGTCCACCCTCAGTTTGCAGAAAATCAATGGGTATATTTTACCTACGCCGATGGTACCGGCTCGGCTAACCGTATGCGGGTTGCGCGTGCTCGTTTTGATGGGCGTACTCTTTCTGAGTGGCAGGTCATTTTTGAGACAAACCGGACCAAAGAAGGGACTCAGCACTTTGGCTCTCGTCTAGCTTGGCTACCGGACAACACACTGCTGGTTTCGATCGGTGATGGAGGTAATCCACCGGTATCGCTAGAAGGGGAGTTGATTCGTAATCAAGCCCAAAATCTCAGCTCTCATCTAGGTTCAATAGTGCGGATTAATGACGATGGCTCAATTCCTGCCGACAATCCCTTCGTGGATACGTCTGAAGCTGATCCAGCTATTTGGAGCTATGGCCATCGCAACATCCAGGGGGTGGCCATAGACAGCGCGACAGGCCAGGTATGGGCTACAGAGCACGGCTCTAGAGGCGGAGATGAGCTGAATCAGGTAGCACCTGGAGAGAACTATGGCTGGCCGGTTGTCACCCATAGCCGTGAGTATTCGGGTGGAGAAATTTCATCAGAGCGATCGCGTCCCGGTATGATCGATCCTTTAGTTGTTTGGACGCCTGCGATCGCACCTTCTGGTCTGATGGTATATAGAGGCGAACTGGTTCCCCAATGGCAGGGTGATTTGTTCGCCGGTGGGCTTGTCTCGCAATCTGTTCAACACATTCAGCTAGATGACTCAGGCACTATACTTGGCCAAACGCCTATCGACATTGGACAAAGGGTGCGAGACGTTGCTCAAGGCCCAGACGGACAGATCTATGTTCTGACAGACGAACCTAGCGGCCGCTTGATACGATTAGAACCTAGTTAG
- a CDS encoding DUF2157 domain-containing protein, translating into MRLNIRLDLTSPQVSGRLLEGLDDWVKLGLLSDAQVREIASTMSEPLPLVYKPLGGEATEALSELDPTTTEESQPLSVRSPNRIAQAAAALVEEISVIWLLFLGVFLVVVSSGVLAASQWESFSPVGQYCVLFAYTLAFWGASLWAQRQDNLQSTGRMLALATMLLIPVNFWMMDRFGALSGAIGVAVCSVAAIALTLLPLSFSNELMPRRTNQINLVGLSWLHWGWSFAAWPVLATYIGAISTAANLIYQDRHAAEVADRSAPAPIDPTVTSDTVTSAPIDPTVTSTTNTTIDTTELPNDSTANLDGSLNSGLSFDVLAVMLSGVVLLVRSLLVAQVPPYQLGLAAGICGWLLIWLTRQKASRVVWERAGFGLLLLGWIITAGQVPPLQAIAISVLAINLIWSKLHRSWTRDYLLAVLGISLQTYALLWKVLPAIWRDRLLTLLSTWFDVGNIEAVDWASLGFFPFLLGVLAFTVYLRRQEQQKLAQQTEQIALWGGLFLALLSLGNSFTAAINLTLSTATLAWVLTHRRTFSDHLLTLTHGLGLAAVASWIYYIALNLSTSIWGCIALAAMTIELLCHPYLRSQRLQLNTWGAGLGLAAIGYGLLLSGWADTPPWLWLWVPAVLTVVANHRHTLKPRTTAKVATLGFLMQVPWLINWPVTLFSFAIATLCTGINSRIWRSLWAAQFTVGFALLLTTSLVWRGLLERMEHSAGRLTVFWAITIWALWLIRRRLAGRTEGELRQLFTKAVRNWAMGLLLMLLAWGTLATAIALFDSQIATSSEVVYFNYLLASFILLMAALAERLRHRATNWQYYTLAWAIEIVVALALMLQIPPEIEVAYTLTLLGVATLSIGLATQIAGDVWTLKRPSYRTSWHVIPVLYAALGLWLGHATFTAGTGWLTVVAGLVLIGVGRRRAWGQRNSDLLSCLGLLGFSIGAYELLVYRLLQLSGGQVGDGLTLMAVLALLLTALYRVAGHWLAKYSKLPFRLITLANHGHWVVAGVLCVIAPVQELSQPQGILLWTVTALLTSSYAVVVGNRLWTPHPLIANHTTWTRLGLLGGLLCVAYDRFAWFPNQTGLLVWGGAIACGIGSVLYVISWERLGWRDEIRLLGLWLPLLTLSITLLEVQTLGLLIIAAFYAWMANRTDRIRLSYIGMALFDLTLLDYLNGREWLTAVTFSLIVSLSILYITEVEPYLRNGSKRQQKHWIRILASGIVGVSALYQTEVSEALLVFAAVAIAIGILFIFAGLILKVRAFLYVGTATFVLQILRVLWLFISANSLLLWAVGIVLGLVFIWVAATFESRRSQVSSRLSSWTAALETWE; encoded by the coding sequence ATGCGGCTCAATATTCGGCTAGATTTGACCTCGCCACAAGTCAGCGGTCGGCTGCTAGAGGGGCTAGATGATTGGGTGAAACTAGGACTGCTCTCTGACGCGCAGGTACGAGAAATCGCGTCGACGATGAGCGAGCCGTTGCCGTTGGTGTACAAGCCCTTGGGTGGCGAAGCTACTGAAGCATTAAGTGAGCTAGACCCTACGACAACAGAAGAGAGTCAGCCGCTAAGTGTGCGATCGCCTAACCGAATTGCTCAAGCGGCGGCAGCGTTAGTCGAAGAAATTAGCGTTATCTGGCTGCTGTTTTTAGGTGTCTTTTTAGTTGTTGTTTCGTCGGGTGTGCTGGCAGCAAGCCAGTGGGAGTCGTTCTCACCAGTCGGACAATACTGTGTGCTGTTTGCCTATACGCTGGCGTTTTGGGGGGCGAGTCTTTGGGCGCAAAGGCAGGACAACTTGCAAAGTACTGGGCGAATGCTAGCACTAGCGACGATGCTGCTGATTCCGGTGAATTTCTGGATGATGGATCGCTTTGGTGCTCTAAGTGGTGCGATTGGCGTAGCCGTCTGTAGCGTGGCAGCGATCGCCCTCACCCTACTCCCCTTAAGTTTTTCGAATGAACTGATGCCTCGGCGCACCAATCAGATCAACCTAGTTGGACTGAGCTGGCTGCATTGGGGATGGAGCTTTGCAGCCTGGCCAGTACTCGCTACCTATATTGGCGCTATCTCAACAGCGGCTAATTTAATCTATCAAGACCGCCATGCTGCTGAAGTCGCTGATAGGTCAGCACCTGCTCCGATAGATCCAACTGTTACTTCTGATACTGTTACTTCTGCTCCGATAGATCCAACTGTCACCTCAACTACCAATACAACAATCGATACAACAGAGCTACCGAATGACTCAACTGCGAACCTAGATGGCTCATTAAATAGCGGACTGTCGTTCGATGTGTTGGCGGTCATGCTCTCTGGTGTCGTTCTGTTAGTTCGTAGCTTATTGGTTGCACAGGTGCCGCCCTATCAACTGGGATTAGCAGCGGGCATTTGTGGTTGGCTATTGATATGGCTAACTCGGCAAAAGGCAAGTCGGGTTGTCTGGGAACGCGCTGGGTTTGGTCTTCTGTTGTTGGGTTGGATAATCACAGCCGGGCAAGTACCGCCTTTACAGGCGATCGCAATCAGTGTGCTAGCGATCAACCTAATCTGGTCAAAACTGCATCGGTCTTGGACAAGAGACTACCTGCTGGCGGTCCTAGGCATTTCGCTACAGACCTACGCGCTCTTGTGGAAGGTACTACCAGCGATCTGGCGCGATCGCCTGCTGACGCTTTTATCAACTTGGTTTGATGTAGGCAACATTGAGGCTGTGGACTGGGCTAGTCTTGGCTTTTTTCCTTTTTTGCTGGGCGTGCTGGCATTCACTGTGTATCTTCGCCGCCAAGAACAGCAAAAGTTAGCGCAGCAAACAGAACAGATAGCGCTGTGGGGCGGTCTATTTCTAGCACTATTGAGTTTAGGCAACAGCTTTACCGCCGCTATCAACCTCACTTTATCGACAGCTACTTTGGCCTGGGTATTGACCCACCGACGCACGTTCTCCGACCATCTGCTGACGCTAACGCACGGGTTGGGCTTAGCCGCAGTAGCTAGCTGGATCTACTACATTGCGCTGAACCTGAGTACCTCAATTTGGGGCTGTATTGCATTAGCCGCGATGACTATAGAACTTCTTTGTCATCCGTACCTACGCAGTCAGCGACTACAGCTAAATACTTGGGGAGCAGGTCTTGGTCTAGCTGCTATCGGCTACGGTCTGCTGCTGTCGGGCTGGGCGGATACGCCCCCCTGGCTATGGCTATGGGTGCCCGCTGTGCTGACTGTAGTTGCCAACCATCGTCATACCCTGAAGCCTAGAACTACTGCAAAGGTAGCTACTCTCGGCTTTTTGATGCAGGTACCCTGGCTAATCAACTGGCCGGTTACTCTTTTTAGCTTTGCGATCGCTACTCTCTGCACGGGAATCAACAGCCGTATCTGGCGAAGTCTGTGGGCCGCTCAGTTTACCGTTGGCTTTGCGCTGCTACTAACGACTAGCCTTGTTTGGCGAGGTCTGCTAGAGCGAATGGAACATAGCGCTGGCAGGCTGACGGTTTTTTGGGCGATCACAATCTGGGCGCTGTGGTTGATACGCAGAAGACTGGCAGGGCGAACTGAAGGTGAACTAAGGCAGCTCTTTACCAAAGCCGTGCGCAACTGGGCCATGGGATTGCTGCTGATGCTATTAGCGTGGGGAACGCTTGCCACAGCAATCGCACTATTCGATTCTCAAATTGCCACTTCCAGTGAAGTTGTCTACTTCAACTATCTGCTAGCCAGCTTCATTCTGCTGATGGCTGCTTTGGCTGAACGTCTGCGTCACCGCGCCACCAACTGGCAGTATTACACTCTAGCCTGGGCTATCGAAATTGTGGTTGCCTTAGCCTTGATGCTTCAGATCCCGCCAGAAATCGAGGTTGCCTATACGCTGACGCTGCTAGGAGTCGCAACGCTATCAATAGGATTGGCTACCCAGATTGCTGGTGATGTCTGGACGCTAAAACGTCCTTCCTATCGCACTAGCTGGCATGTTATTCCCGTTCTCTACGCCGCTTTGGGACTATGGCTAGGACATGCAACTTTCACAGCAGGAACAGGCTGGCTGACTGTAGTAGCGGGCCTCGTTTTAATCGGGGTAGGCCGTAGAAGAGCTTGGGGTCAACGCAATTCCGACTTGCTGAGCTGTCTCGGACTCTTGGGCTTTTCGATAGGCGCTTATGAGCTGCTGGTCTACCGATTACTGCAACTAAGCGGTGGTCAGGTGGGTGATGGCCTGACGTTGATGGCGGTGTTAGCCCTGCTACTGACTGCGCTATACCGAGTCGCTGGGCACTGGCTAGCGAAATATTCAAAGCTTCCTTTTCGGCTAATCACGCTAGCAAATCACGGCCATTGGGTAGTAGCAGGGGTGCTCTGTGTGATCGCGCCAGTTCAAGAACTTAGTCAGCCACAGGGCATCTTGCTTTGGACGGTAACAGCGCTACTCACTTCTAGCTATGCGGTGGTCGTGGGTAATCGCCTATGGACACCGCATCCATTAATCGCTAATCATACTACTTGGACAAGACTAGGCCTTTTGGGAGGATTACTGTGCGTAGCCTACGACCGATTCGCATGGTTTCCTAACCAAACCGGATTGTTGGTCTGGGGAGGGGCGATCGCCTGCGGTATCGGTTCTGTGCTCTATGTCATATCGTGGGAGCGACTGGGCTGGAGAGATGAAATTCGATTGCTTGGCCTTTGGCTGCCGCTACTGACCCTTAGCATCACGCTGCTAGAGGTTCAAACTCTAGGATTGTTGATCATCGCTGCCTTTTATGCGTGGATGGCAAACCGAACCGATAGGATCAGACTAAGCTACATCGGTATGGCTTTATTTGATCTCACGCTGCTGGACTACTTGAACGGTAGAGAATGGCTCACTGCTGTGACCTTTAGTCTAATCGTCTCACTTTCAATTTTATACATAACCGAAGTAGAGCCGTATCTTCGCAACGGCTCGAAACGACAGCAAAAGCACTGGATCAGGATACTTGCAAGTGGGATAGTTGGTGTCAGCGCTCTATATCAAACAGAAGTTTCCGAGGCGCTGCTGGTGTTTGCGGCTGTAGCGATCGCAATTGGAATTCTGTTCATCTTTGCAGGACTTATTTTGAAAGTTAGAGCCTTTTTGTACGTCGGTACGGCTACTTTTGTCCTACAGATTTTGCGGGTGCTGTGGCTGTTCATCAGCGCAAACTCCCTATTGCTGTGGGCGGTAGGTATTGTGTTGGGGTTAGTCTTTATCTGGGTAGCGGCGACCTTTGAGTCTAGGCGATCGCAAGTCTCTAGTCGACTGTCTTCTTGGACTGCAGCGTTAGAAACCTGGGAGTAG